A DNA window from Thermosynechococcaceae cyanobacterium Okahandja contains the following coding sequences:
- a CDS encoding aminopeptidase P N-terminal domain-containing protein — translation MEAEYRQRQQQFLEKLGTGVAVFCSAPRAIMHNDVDYNFRQESNFYYLTGFNEPEAVAVFAPNHPEHRYILFVQPKDLSQEIWTGARLGVEAAKEQLGADAVYPIGELEQYLPRYLETGETLYYHFGHHEAFNQRILQHYQRLLATLPKRGTGPRTIADPSLILAPMRQIKSAGELELIRRAIAITVEAHQRAKEIAAPGRWEYEIQAEMEHIFRRSGGDGPAYPSIVASGPNACVLHYTQNQRQLQAGDLLLIDAGCAYHYYNADVTRTFAVSGALTGEQKAIYDLVLAAQQAAIAAVKPSHTYNQIHDAAVRVIVEGLVDLGLLQGDIDRLINEGKETNTQAYRTFFMHGTGHWLGLDVHDVGLYKHTKETWVTLQPGQVLTVEPGIYIHPEATPAEGQPEISDRWRGIGVRIEDDVLVTETGCEVLTAAVPK, via the coding sequence ATGGAAGCAGAGTATCGGCAGCGGCAGCAGCAATTTTTGGAAAAATTGGGTACCGGTGTGGCTGTCTTCTGCAGTGCGCCCCGCGCCATCATGCACAACGATGTGGACTATAACTTTCGCCAAGAGAGTAATTTTTACTACTTGACGGGGTTTAACGAGCCGGAGGCCGTAGCCGTTTTTGCCCCCAACCACCCTGAGCACCGCTATATTCTCTTTGTGCAGCCCAAGGATCTCAGCCAAGAAATTTGGACGGGGGCACGCTTGGGCGTGGAAGCGGCCAAGGAGCAGTTGGGAGCAGATGCGGTCTATCCCATCGGTGAGCTAGAGCAGTACCTGCCCCGCTATTTGGAAACCGGGGAGACTCTCTACTATCACTTTGGCCATCACGAGGCGTTTAACCAGCGCATTCTGCAGCATTATCAGCGCCTGCTGGCAACCCTACCCAAGCGGGGAACGGGGCCGCGCACCATTGCCGACCCCAGTCTGATTCTGGCACCGATGCGACAAATTAAGTCGGCAGGGGAACTGGAACTGATCCGGCGGGCGATCGCCATCACGGTTGAAGCCCACCAACGCGCCAAAGAGATTGCCGCCCCCGGCCGCTGGGAGTACGAAATTCAGGCGGAGATGGAACATATCTTTCGCCGTAGCGGTGGGGATGGCCCTGCCTACCCCTCGATTGTGGCCTCGGGACCCAATGCCTGTGTGTTGCACTACACCCAAAACCAGCGGCAACTGCAAGCGGGGGATCTGCTGCTCATTGATGCGGGCTGTGCCTACCACTACTACAATGCCGATGTTACCCGCACCTTTGCCGTCAGTGGCGCGTTGACTGGGGAGCAAAAGGCCATTTATGACCTCGTGCTGGCGGCGCAGCAGGCGGCGATCGCAGCCGTTAAACCTAGCCACACCTATAACCAAATTCACGATGCGGCAGTGCGCGTGATTGTTGAAGGGTTAGTGGATCTGGGGTTGCTGCAAGGGGACATTGACCGCCTCATTAACGAGGGGAAGGAGACGAACACCCAAGCGTACCGCACCTTTTTTATGCACGGCACCGGTCACTGGCTAGGTCTCGATGTCCACGATGTGGGGCTGTATAAGCACACCAAAGAGACGTGGGTGACCCTGCAACCCGGCCAAGTGCTCACCGTTGAACCCGGCATCTACATTCACCCGGAGGCAACGCCCGCCGAAGGACAACCCGAGATTAGCGATCGCTGGCGCGGCATTGGCGTGCGCATTGAAGACGATGTCCTTGTTACGGAGACGGGCTGCGAAGTGCTGACCGCAGCCGTGCCCAAGTAA
- a CDS encoding aldehyde dehydrogenase family protein, which yields MTLSASTSSELARLHQQASAWQQLPPKDRIPYLKRIKTLTRHHAQAWVTLACQIKGIDPTGEWAGEEWTTGPLGFILKLDHYIHALRHEAVPPVPQWQTSVTGQQVAHILPRNWQERLLWFGVSAQVWLQPNQPASQGAAYRNPPPPGVAVVLGAGNITSLCLADALYQLVVANRVALLKMNPLLDPLTDCFRRVCAPLIEAGFFEIVTGDAAVGEALCHHPLTQHIHITGSHHTYNRLVWGSTPPTDGAQPPLTTPVTAELGNVTPMLIVPGTWSAAELAYQARHVASALVHNASFNCIAAQILVTAEGWPQRQAFLQALKEQLQAIPPRPAYYPGAIARYESFLADYPQATVLSRKVAGTIPWTFIEGLTPTANPRIFQEEVFCGLLAEVQLPSRTARDFLAMAVPFANEQLWGTLGCTVMIDPRTESQEREALNQAIAELRYGSIAINAWVSLGNGLGCTPWGAFPGHRPAAIGSGVGVVHNSFLFDYPEKAVIRAPFRLPVTPPWFYGHRRLPQLAQAVMDIYAGGNPLSWLRVFWAALRG from the coding sequence ATGACGCTTTCGGCATCAACCAGCAGCGAACTGGCGCGGTTACATCAGCAGGCCAGCGCATGGCAGCAACTGCCCCCCAAAGACCGCATCCCCTACCTGAAGCGCATCAAAACCTTAACCCGTCACCATGCCCAAGCGTGGGTTACCCTAGCGTGTCAGATCAAGGGGATTGACCCCACAGGCGAGTGGGCGGGTGAGGAGTGGACAACCGGCCCCCTCGGGTTCATTCTCAAGCTGGATCACTACATCCATGCCCTGCGGCATGAGGCGGTGCCGCCGGTACCCCAGTGGCAAACGAGCGTAACAGGACAGCAAGTGGCTCACATTCTGCCCCGCAACTGGCAGGAGCGGCTGCTCTGGTTTGGGGTGAGTGCCCAAGTGTGGCTCCAGCCCAATCAACCCGCCAGCCAAGGCGCGGCGTACCGCAATCCCCCACCGCCGGGGGTGGCAGTTGTTTTAGGAGCCGGAAACATTACCTCGTTGTGCTTGGCAGATGCCCTCTACCAACTGGTGGTGGCGAATCGGGTGGCGCTGCTGAAAATGAATCCGCTCCTCGACCCCTTGACGGACTGTTTCCGCCGGGTGTGTGCACCCCTGATTGAGGCGGGCTTTTTCGAGATTGTGACCGGGGACGCGGCAGTAGGGGAGGCCTTATGTCATCATCCCCTGACGCAGCACATCCACATTACCGGGTCGCACCACACCTACAATCGGCTGGTGTGGGGATCAACCCCGCCCACCGATGGGGCGCAACCTCCTTTGACTACGCCGGTGACGGCAGAATTGGGAAATGTAACCCCTATGCTGATAGTGCCCGGAACTTGGTCAGCCGCAGAACTGGCGTACCAAGCGCGCCACGTGGCCAGTGCCCTTGTCCATAACGCCAGCTTTAACTGCATTGCCGCTCAGATTCTGGTGACGGCGGAGGGGTGGCCGCAGCGGCAGGCATTTTTGCAAGCACTCAAGGAACAGTTACAGGCTATTCCCCCCCGACCGGCCTACTATCCGGGGGCGATCGCCCGCTATGAATCATTCCTTGCGGACTATCCACAGGCGACGGTGCTCTCTCGGAAGGTGGCTGGCACCATTCCCTGGACGTTCATTGAAGGGCTAACCCCCACCGCCAACCCCCGTATTTTTCAGGAGGAGGTGTTCTGCGGCCTATTGGCGGAGGTGCAACTGCCCAGCCGCACGGCGCGGGATTTTTTGGCCATGGCGGTTCCCTTTGCCAATGAGCAGCTTTGGGGTACGTTGGGCTGCACGGTAATGATTGATCCGCGCACCGAGAGCCAAGAGCGTGAGGCCCTGAATCAGGCCATTGCTGAACTGCGCTATGGCTCGATCGCCATCAATGCTTGGGTCTCCTTGGGGAATGGCTTGGGCTGCACCCCTTGGGGGGCATTTCCGGGGCATCGGCCAGCGGCGATTGGTTCCGGGGTGGGGGTGGTTCACAATAGCTTTTTGTTCGATTACCCGGAAAAAGCCGTGATTCGCGCACCTTTTCGGTTACCCGTCACGCCACCGTGGTTCTATGGGCACCGGCGGCTGCCGCAACTGGCTCAGGCGGTTATGGATATTTATGCTGGCGGCAATCCCCTGAGTTGGTTGCGGGTGTTTTGGGCGGCGCTGCGGGGTTAA
- the sufC gene encoding Fe-S cluster assembly ATPase SufC, giving the protein MRPDSEVILEVRNLTANVEDTPILKGLNLTIRAGEIHAIMGPNGSGKSTFSKILAGHPDYTVTGGEVRYQGRNLLELPPEERAREGVFLAFQYPLEIPGVSNLDFLRVAYNAKQKHLGREELDAFDFDDLVRQKIELVKLGDSFLQRGVNEGFSGGEKKRNEILQMALLEPTLAILDETDSGLDIDALRIVANGVNQLTTPNNCILLITHYQRLLDYIVPDYVHVMEAGRIVLTGGKELALELEARGYDWVREEEVATP; this is encoded by the coding sequence ATTCGTCCGGACAGTGAAGTCATCTTAGAGGTGCGCAACCTCACCGCGAATGTAGAGGACACACCCATTCTCAAGGGATTGAACTTAACTATTCGTGCGGGCGAAATCCATGCCATTATGGGCCCCAATGGGTCTGGCAAAAGTACCTTCTCGAAAATTTTAGCGGGGCACCCGGACTACACCGTTACCGGTGGCGAGGTTCGCTATCAGGGACGCAATCTCCTGGAGTTGCCGCCGGAGGAACGAGCCCGGGAGGGGGTGTTCCTTGCCTTTCAGTACCCCCTCGAGATTCCGGGGGTCAGTAACCTAGATTTTTTACGGGTGGCCTACAACGCCAAGCAAAAGCACCTAGGTCGCGAAGAACTGGATGCCTTTGACTTTGATGACTTGGTGCGCCAGAAAATTGAGCTGGTGAAGTTGGGGGATAGCTTCCTGCAGCGGGGGGTGAATGAAGGGTTCTCGGGGGGCGAGAAAAAGCGCAACGAGATTTTGCAGATGGCTTTGCTAGAGCCGACCCTTGCCATTCTGGATGAAACCGACTCTGGCTTAGATATTGACGCGCTGCGGATTGTGGCAAATGGGGTGAACCAACTCACCACCCCGAATAACTGCATTTTGCTGATTACCCACTATCAACGGCTGCTGGACTACATTGTGCCGGACTATGTCCATGTGATGGAGGCGGGGCGGATTGTGCTCACCGGCGGGAAGGAACTGGCGCTAGAACTGGAAGCCCGTGGCTATGATTGGGTGCGCGAGGAGGAGGTGGCTACCCCATGA
- the sufD gene encoding Fe-S cluster assembly protein SufD, translating to MTITVAANSDQADLPLVPTQNDLGHLLSLAPALQVPSLAPLRQTAVDRLRQQHLPTPRDEEWRFTDLSRLRSRSFQPPIPPLAPEVVAEVQHILCERAFATVAQVVLIDGYYCRDLSRFSSESVQMVTPSKDVGSIVPSEVFSDLNTALLAEVMALRLAGAIADPIEIFYVSTRQQQSVVTPRLWVEVTANTQATLIERYLSLTGDQQFTNSVTEIQLGANARLEHVRIQHQSPAAIHIGYTAVRQERDSHYSGHAVDLGSTLSRHHWYIQAIGTGTTTRLKSLAIGMADQIVDTHSAVLFHAPHGQSKQVHKCILGDRAHGIFNGKVVVPQQAQLTDASQLNRTLLLSAKARVDTKPQLEIVADNVKCSHGATVSQLAAEDIFYLRSRGLDEVQARDLLVKAFALEQLADLNPDPLRQELEEALLAKLR from the coding sequence ATGACGATTACGGTTGCGGCAAACTCGGATCAGGCGGATCTGCCCCTTGTGCCCACCCAAAATGATCTAGGTCATCTGCTTTCTCTTGCGCCCGCGCTACAGGTGCCTAGCTTGGCTCCCCTGCGACAGACGGCAGTCGATCGCCTACGGCAGCAGCACCTACCCACCCCCCGAGATGAAGAGTGGCGCTTTACGGATTTATCGCGGTTGCGATCGCGATCGTTTCAGCCCCCCATTCCCCCCCTTGCGCCGGAGGTGGTGGCGGAAGTCCAACACATCCTCTGCGAGCGTGCCTTTGCCACAGTGGCACAGGTGGTTCTTATTGATGGCTACTATTGCCGCGACCTGTCCCGCTTTAGCTCAGAGAGCGTGCAAATGGTGACGCCCAGCAAAGACGTGGGCAGCATTGTGCCCTCAGAGGTTTTCAGCGACCTAAACACGGCGCTGTTGGCGGAGGTCATGGCCTTACGCTTAGCGGGGGCTATTGCAGATCCCATTGAAATTTTCTACGTCAGCACGCGGCAGCAGCAGAGTGTGGTTACCCCCCGCCTGTGGGTTGAGGTAACGGCCAATACCCAAGCTACCCTCATTGAGCGATACCTCTCCCTGACGGGCGATCAGCAATTCACCAATAGTGTGACTGAAATCCAGCTTGGGGCGAATGCCCGGCTTGAGCATGTGCGAATTCAACACCAGTCGCCCGCAGCGATTCATATAGGCTACACCGCCGTGCGGCAAGAGCGGGATAGCCATTATTCCGGCCATGCGGTTGATCTGGGCAGTACCCTCAGCCGTCACCACTGGTACATTCAGGCCATCGGCACCGGCACCACGACCCGCCTAAAAAGTCTGGCCATTGGCATGGCGGATCAGATTGTGGATACCCACTCCGCAGTGCTGTTCCATGCCCCCCACGGCCAGAGTAAACAAGTCCACAAGTGCATCCTCGGCGATCGCGCCCACGGCATCTTTAACGGCAAAGTGGTTGTCCCCCAGCAGGCGCAACTCACCGATGCCAGCCAACTCAATCGGACGCTGCTCCTCTCGGCGAAGGCACGGGTAGATACCAAACCCCAACTGGAAATTGTGGCCGATAACGTCAAGTGCTCCCATGGGGCAACGGTGAGTCAACTGGCAGCTGAAGACATTTTTTATCTGCGCAGTCGCGGTCTCGATGAAGTTCAGGCGCGGGATCTGTTGGTGAAAGCCTTTGCCCTTGAGCAGTTGGCCGACCTGAACCCTGACCCCCTGCGGCAGGAGCTAGAGGAAGCCCTACTGGCCAAATTACGCTAG
- a CDS encoding 2OG-Fe(II) oxygenase produces the protein MAATTPPLQILDLGGEILLFQALIPPDHCQQIIQTAEAAGFDDAQILMGTVDQAVRGGSLVRFDPHHTQQAVSRQLLLQHTQTIQIVLYQHYGIRFPNVENFSILRYHEGEGYRRHVDNLLLASRQMELQQGIPTRDVSLVGYLNDGFEGGETYFDRQGVKVSPRAGDVVVFPAYYTHPHAALPVRRGTKYAFATWLFY, from the coding sequence ATGGCGGCGACGACCCCACCGCTGCAAATTTTGGATTTGGGGGGTGAGATCCTTTTATTTCAGGCCTTAATTCCACCGGATCACTGCCAGCAGATTATTCAAACGGCAGAGGCGGCGGGCTTTGACGATGCCCAAATTCTCATGGGCACGGTGGATCAGGCGGTGCGGGGTGGCAGTCTGGTACGCTTTGACCCCCACCACACCCAGCAGGCCGTCAGTCGTCAATTGCTGCTGCAACACACCCAAACGATTCAAATTGTCCTGTACCAACACTACGGTATTCGCTTTCCGAACGTGGAAAACTTTTCGATTCTGCGCTATCACGAGGGAGAAGGGTACCGCCGCCATGTGGATAACCTGCTGTTGGCCAGCCGCCAAATGGAACTGCAACAGGGCATCCCCACCCGCGATGTCAGCCTTGTGGGGTATCTCAACGATGGGTTTGAGGGAGGCGAAACTTACTTTGATCGCCAAGGGGTCAAGGTAAGTCCGCGGGCGGGAGATGTGGTGGTGTTTCCCGCCTACTATACCCATCCCCACGCGGCCCTGCCGGTACGGCGCGGTACCAAGTACGCCTTTGCTACGTGGTTATTCTACTAG
- a CDS encoding phytoene/squalene synthase family protein, with product MIQMVLENPVSVKDAERFCQDILPQVSRTFALSIRFLPGHLGRAVLVAYLICRIADTVEDDPVASIPAKTALLDHLLDCFDSPTLANSYGETARGVEGDAAHVQLVKNTGLVFTLYRTLPLTSQQHVQRWVSEMVHGMKKFVNLHPNGIRIQTLEEYKEYCYYVAGTVGYLLTDLWHEHSPSIGFEEYQVLLKRCGAFGEALQTVNILKDIAWDAEHENSIYIPNDALVLQGSSHQLILSAAHLEQNHTAIKDLIALAWHDLDEAQAYLLSVPKAAVPIRMFCVLPLLFAYATLRDLTHSTDMLKPGGVVKISRAEVKSLMVMGPISIFSNHALRWLISQVRQKPFILTGI from the coding sequence ATGATTCAAATGGTGCTGGAAAACCCAGTTTCCGTCAAGGATGCCGAGCGGTTTTGTCAAGACATATTGCCTCAAGTATCGCGGACGTTTGCCTTAAGCATTCGCTTCCTGCCGGGGCATTTAGGACGGGCGGTTCTCGTGGCCTACCTCATCTGTCGCATTGCCGACACGGTCGAAGACGATCCGGTGGCCAGTATTCCCGCCAAAACAGCACTGTTGGATCATCTGCTGGACTGTTTTGATAGCCCCACCCTTGCCAATAGCTACGGCGAGACGGCTCGTGGGGTGGAGGGGGATGCGGCCCATGTGCAGTTAGTGAAAAACACCGGGTTAGTGTTTACCCTGTATCGCACGCTGCCGCTCACCTCCCAGCAACACGTCCAACGCTGGGTGAGCGAAATGGTGCACGGCATGAAAAAATTCGTCAACCTGCACCCCAATGGTATCCGCATTCAAACCCTTGAGGAGTATAAAGAATACTGCTACTACGTGGCCGGCACCGTGGGCTATCTGCTCACCGATCTGTGGCATGAGCATTCCCCCAGTATTGGCTTTGAAGAGTACCAAGTGCTACTGAAGCGCTGCGGTGCCTTTGGCGAAGCCCTGCAAACCGTCAACATTCTCAAGGATATTGCCTGGGATGCGGAGCACGAAAACTCCATCTACATTCCCAACGATGCCCTTGTGTTGCAAGGGAGCAGTCACCAGTTAATTTTAAGCGCGGCTCACCTCGAGCAAAACCACACCGCCATTAAAGACCTGATTGCCTTAGCTTGGCACGATCTCGACGAAGCCCAAGCCTACCTGCTCTCGGTACCCAAGGCGGCAGTGCCTATTCGCATGTTCTGTGTGCTGCCATTGCTGTTTGCCTACGCCACGCTACGGGACCTCACCCACTCAACCGATATGCTCAAGCCCGGGGGTGTGGTGAAAATTAGCCGTGCCGAGGTGAAGTCTCTGATGGTGATGGGGCCCATTTCCATCTTTAGCAACCATGCCCTGCGCTGGCTGATTAGCCAAGTGCGCCAAAAACCCTTCATCCTGACGGGAATTTAG
- a CDS encoding 6-carboxytetrahydropterin synthase, with amino-acid sequence MVCIIHRRAEFAASHRYWLPEWSEAENVAHFGASSRFPGHGHNYELFVSMVGELDTFGMVLNLSEVKHVIRQEVIEPLNFSYLNDVWPEFRATLPTTEHIARTIWDRLAPHLPLVRIQLFEHPRLWADYTGDPMNAYLSVGRHFSAAHRLALEELSYEENCRIYGKCARPHGHGHNYHVEITVKGEIHPRTGMIVDLVKLEEILNQWVIEPLDHTFLNKDIPYFATVVPTAENIAIYIAQVLRQPIRELGALLHKVKLIESPNNSCEILCEELADGLLPQQAVVPVLERV; translated from the coding sequence ATGGTTTGTATTATTCACCGCCGCGCCGAGTTTGCCGCTAGTCATCGTTACTGGTTACCGGAGTGGTCTGAGGCTGAAAATGTGGCACACTTTGGAGCCTCCAGTCGGTTTCCGGGGCATGGCCACAACTACGAACTCTTTGTTTCCATGGTGGGGGAGCTAGACACGTTTGGCATGGTGCTCAACCTCTCGGAGGTGAAGCATGTCATTCGGCAGGAAGTCATTGAGCCGCTCAACTTCTCCTATCTCAATGACGTGTGGCCGGAATTCCGGGCAACCCTCCCCACCACTGAGCATATTGCCCGGACGATTTGGGATCGGCTGGCACCCCATTTACCCCTCGTGCGGATTCAGTTATTTGAGCACCCCCGCCTGTGGGCGGACTATACTGGAGACCCTATGAACGCCTATCTTTCCGTTGGTCGTCACTTTAGTGCGGCGCATCGCCTTGCCCTTGAGGAGCTCAGCTATGAGGAAAACTGCCGTATTTACGGTAAGTGTGCGCGTCCCCACGGTCATGGCCATAACTACCATGTGGAAATTACGGTCAAGGGGGAAATTCATCCCCGTACCGGCATGATTGTGGATTTGGTCAAACTCGAAGAGATCCTGAACCAGTGGGTTATTGAACCATTGGATCACACCTTTTTGAACAAGGATATTCCTTACTTTGCGACGGTGGTGCCCACTGCCGAAAATATTGCCATTTATATTGCCCAGGTGTTGCGGCAGCCCATTCGCGAGTTGGGGGCACTGCTGCATAAGGTGAAGCTCATTGAAAGCCCAAATAATTCCTGCGAGATCCTGTGCGAGGAGCTTGCCGATGGTTTGTTGCCGCAACAAGCAGTCGTGCCGGTGTTGGAGCGTGTCTAA
- a CDS encoding MAPEG family protein — MFSNIPWVLAASLFAATVLIYFPYIFVVVGRVQAGFDMSAPRALFPKLPPFAQRAVWAHENSFETFMPFAAAVLLTLITHVETPTVAIASLSFVMARLLYSVFYIVNVPIGRSLMFGVGTAATITLFLQSLASLS, encoded by the coding sequence ATGTTCAGCAATATTCCGTGGGTGTTGGCGGCCAGCCTCTTTGCGGCGACGGTGCTGATTTATTTTCCCTACATTTTTGTGGTGGTTGGCCGGGTGCAGGCGGGGTTTGATATGTCGGCTCCGCGGGCACTGTTTCCTAAGTTGCCGCCCTTTGCCCAACGAGCGGTGTGGGCGCACGAGAATTCCTTTGAAACCTTTATGCCCTTCGCGGCAGCAGTGCTGTTGACGTTAATCACCCACGTTGAGACCCCCACGGTGGCGATCGCCAGTCTTAGCTTTGTGATGGCCCGCTTGCTTTACTCGGTTTTTTATATCGTGAATGTTCCCATTGGCCGTTCGTTGATGTTTGGGGTGGGCACGGCTGCCACTATTACCCTCTTTCTTCAAAGTCTGGCGTCTCTCTCCTGA
- a CDS encoding SUF system NifU family Fe-S cluster assembly protein, with product MSLDNLRTLYQQVILEHYKKPRNRGQTNPVDRQQRGHNPSCGDTINLTLALDTNDTGEVFIKDIKFEGEGCAIAMASADLMADALRGQSVSRALEMVEHFQAMMKGQFEFPKEFRKLNVMQGVAQFPVRIKCATLTWHTLRAALQQEHASVNGFVSNEEES from the coding sequence ATGTCTCTTGATAATCTACGCACCCTGTACCAGCAAGTCATTTTAGAGCACTATAAAAAGCCGCGGAATCGCGGGCAAACCAACCCAGTGGATCGCCAGCAGCGGGGGCATAACCCCTCCTGTGGTGACACGATTAATTTGACCTTAGCCTTAGATACTAACGACACCGGTGAAGTGTTTATTAAAGACATTAAGTTTGAAGGGGAGGGCTGCGCGATCGCCATGGCTTCGGCAGATTTGATGGCCGATGCCCTACGCGGCCAGTCCGTCAGTCGTGCCCTCGAGATGGTGGAGCACTTCCAAGCCATGATGAAAGGGCAGTTTGAATTCCCGAAAGAGTTTCGCAAACTCAATGTGATGCAGGGGGTGGCTCAGTTTCCGGTGCGGATTAAGTGTGCCACCCTCACGTGGCATACCCTGCGCGCCGCCTTGCAGCAGGAGCACGCCAGTGTCAACGGCTTTGTCAGTAACGAGGAGGAATCGTAG
- a CDS encoding Ycf51 family protein, producing the protein MLSPTDFATYSRWVGIATVVMAGLTILTFVFRWGVRFRFVGITGFLGVVTVGLFALSIVPIVHSPVPGAGKYTLVYDNGATQVVITVPRDTDSDTLKATLVQAANDLFSLGRLGRGGDRLVVIARTIRHPEPNVSEPVILGVATRSLSDRTDTHVEVELFPASVYGTIKQSV; encoded by the coding sequence GTGCTATCCCCAACCGATTTTGCCACCTATAGCCGCTGGGTGGGTATCGCAACCGTGGTGATGGCGGGCCTGACGATCCTCACGTTCGTTTTCCGTTGGGGGGTGCGCTTTCGCTTTGTGGGCATTACGGGCTTTTTGGGGGTGGTGACGGTAGGGCTGTTTGCCCTGAGCATTGTGCCCATTGTCCACTCACCGGTGCCCGGGGCGGGCAAATATACGCTGGTTTACGATAACGGCGCCACTCAGGTCGTGATTACGGTGCCGCGGGATACGGATTCAGATACCCTCAAAGCTACCTTAGTGCAAGCGGCAAATGACTTATTTTCCCTCGGGCGCTTAGGGCGGGGGGGCGATCGCTTGGTGGTCATCGCCCGTACCATTCGCCATCCTGAACCAAATGTTTCAGAGCCGGTCATATTGGGGGTCGCAACTCGCTCCCTCAGCGATCGCACAGATACTCATGTTGAGGTGGAACTCTTCCCTGCTTCTGTTTATGGGACAATAAAGCAATCCGTTTAA
- a CDS encoding glycosyltransferase family 4 protein, which translates to MSLHIAWLGKKSPPCGNVTYSREITNGLLDRGYQVSFLHFAQEDKSEAEQAGECPDVPLPCLYKSQVYTLPSLRANKVLVASLKKLKPDVVHASLTLSPLDFFLPDICAELNIPLVATFHPAYSEKYRTLSAGTALMTYQLYAPFLASYDRVIIFSQAQKELLMRLGVAAERLLVIPNGVDTRKYAPGSSSAKQEFKARYLYIYQGRMAIEKNVEALLRSWCAAEMPEDCKLLMVGGGALMPSLMANYGPEQNIFWLGSVVDEQRRLEILRGCDVFILPSHIEGLSLSLLEAMACGLACLATDVGADGEVLTGAGIVLNPQYVKTQLQTLLPMFYQHPEMIRLLGDKARRRVLDSYSLSHNLDRLEACYQDVMRSCGDRLGASRSL; encoded by the coding sequence GTGAGTCTTCATATTGCATGGCTAGGCAAAAAATCCCCCCCCTGTGGCAACGTCACCTATAGCCGGGAAATTACCAATGGTCTTTTAGACCGTGGCTATCAGGTGAGCTTCTTGCACTTTGCCCAAGAGGATAAAAGTGAAGCGGAGCAAGCGGGAGAGTGCCCCGATGTACCTCTGCCCTGCCTCTACAAGTCCCAAGTCTATACCTTACCCTCCCTGCGGGCCAATAAGGTTCTAGTGGCTTCCCTGAAAAAGCTGAAGCCCGATGTGGTTCATGCGTCTCTGACCCTCTCGCCCCTTGATTTTTTTCTGCCGGATATTTGCGCCGAGTTAAACATCCCTCTCGTGGCCACGTTTCATCCGGCCTATAGCGAAAAGTATCGCACCCTCTCGGCAGGAACGGCCTTAATGACCTATCAACTCTATGCCCCGTTTCTGGCCAGTTACGACCGGGTGATCATTTTCTCCCAAGCGCAAAAGGAGCTATTAATGCGGCTTGGGGTTGCTGCCGAGCGGTTACTCGTCATTCCCAATGGTGTGGATACTCGCAAGTACGCCCCCGGTAGTTCTAGCGCCAAACAGGAGTTTAAGGCGCGCTATTTGTACATCTACCAAGGCAGAATGGCCATTGAAAAAAATGTTGAGGCGCTCCTACGGTCGTGGTGTGCCGCTGAGATGCCCGAGGATTGCAAGCTGCTGATGGTGGGGGGGGGTGCCCTCATGCCATCCTTAATGGCCAATTATGGCCCTGAACAAAATATTTTCTGGCTAGGGTCAGTGGTGGATGAGCAGCGGCGGCTAGAGATTTTGCGGGGCTGTGATGTCTTTATTTTGCCTTCCCATATTGAGGGGTTATCCCTATCGCTTCTGGAGGCCATGGCCTGTGGTTTGGCCTGCTTGGCAACGGATGTGGGTGCGGATGGCGAAGTGCTCACCGGAGCAGGCATTGTCTTGAATCCCCAGTACGTTAAGACGCAACTGCAAACCCTGCTGCCAATGTTTTACCAGCATCCAGAGATGATCCGGTTGTTGGGAGACAAAGCGCGGCGGCGTGTCCTTGACTCCTATAGCCTCAGCCACAATTTGGATCGCCTTGAGGCGTGCTACCAAGACGTGATGCGCTCCTGTGGCGATCGCCTAGGGGCATCGCGCTCTCTTTGA